The Rhodococcus rhodochrous DNA window CCACCGACATTCCCTACCGGAGCTGTACCCCCATCGAAGTTGGAGATGCGCCCATGAACCTCGCCACTCTGCCCAAGAGCGTTCTGCGACTGCAGTACAAGATCGCCCGCTTCCCGCTGGGATTGATCGAGCAGCAGTTGCGGTTCCTGCCCACCGACGCCCCGCCGCGCCTGATGTACGAGCGGGGGCTGGGCATGCTGGACGGCATCGTCGGCAGCGTGCTCGACGACCAGGAGATCGCCACGCGCGGGGCACTCGCCACCGAACGTGCCGACGCGGTGAAGCGCGCGGAGAAGCTCGACGCTCAGGCCGCGGCCGAGAAGCGGGCGGCGGACGCCGAACTCCGCCGGACGCGTGAGCGGGCCGAGGCCGAGCAGGAAGCCGCACGACGCGACCGCGAGAAGGAGGTCCAGCAGGCCCGCGAACGCGCGCAGGAACGCGCGAAGCAGGCGGAGAAGGAAGCCGAGCAGAAGAAGGCCGCCGAGACCGCGAAGGCCGATCAGGAGGCCGCCGCGAAGCGCCGTGCCGCCGAGACGGCGAAGAAGAAGGACGAGGAGCGCATCCGCAAGGCCGAGGAGGAGGCCGCCGAGCCCGCCAAGATCTCCCTCAAGGATGCCGTCGCCAAGCAGCTCGAGGCGAAGGAGGCGGAGGAGCGCGCACACGATGCGGGCGAGGTCGCCGAGTTCGAGAAGATCGAACACAAGAACCCCTGAGCGAGAAGCACTCTCGGTGAAATCCGAGCGCACAGCACAGACGACGAGACCCCGGTGCATCCGGTGCACCGGGGTCTCGGCCGTCGGAAGTGTTGCTACTTCACGACATTGACCATCTTGCCGGGAACCACGATCACCTTGCGTGGTGCGGCACCGCCGAGCAGGTCGGCGATCTTCTCGTCCGCGAGCGCAGCGGCCTCGATCGCGTCGGGCGTGGCGTCGGCGGGGACGGTGATGCGGCTGCGCACCTTGCCGTTGACCTGGATCGGGTACTCGACGCTGTCCTCGACGAGCCACTTCTCGTCGGCGACCGGGAACGGGCCGTGTGCAAGCGATTCGGTGTGTCCGAGACGCGACCAGATCTCCTCGGCGAGGTGCGGGGCGACCGGGCCGAGCATGAGCACGAGCGGTTCGACGGCGCTGCGCGGCGCACCCGACGGGTACTGCTTCGTCAGGTGGTTCGTGTACTCGATGAGCTTGGCGATCGCCGTGTTGTCGCGCAGGTGGGTGAAGTCGTCGGACACACCCGCGACCGTCTTGTTGAGCGCCCGCAGCGTGTCGTCGCCGGGGGTGTCGTCGGTGACGCGCAGCGCGCCGCTCTCCTCCTCGACGACCAGACGCCACACGCGCTGCAGGAAGCGGTGCGCGCCGACGACGTCCTTGGTCGCCCACGGACGCGACTGGTCGAGCGGACCCATCGACATCTCGTAGACGCGCAGGGTGTCGGCGCCGTACTCGTCGAAGATCTGGTCGGGGCTGACGGAGTTCTTGAGCGACTTGCCCATCTTCCCGTACTCGCGAGCGACCTCCTGCTCACCGTCCGGGCCGGTCCAGTAGAACGTGCCGTCGCGCTCGACGACCTCCTCGGCCGGCACGTACACACCGCGCGAGTCGGTGTAGGCGTAGGCCTGGATGTAGCCCTGGTTGAACAGGCGACGGTACGGCTCCGAGGAGGTGACGTAGCCGAGGTCGAAGAGCACCTTGTGCCAGAACCGCGCGTACAGCAGGTGCAGCACCGCATGCTCGACACCGCCGACGTAGAGATCGACGCCACCCGGGTCGTTCGGGCCGTGCAGTTCCGGCCGCGGGCCGGTCCAGTACGCCTCGTTCTCCTTGTCGCAGAAGGCTTCCGAGTTGGTGGGGTCGATGTAGCGCAGCTGGTACCACGAGCTGCCGGCCCACTGCGGCATCACGTTGGTGTCGCGCGTGTAGCGCTTCAGGCCGTCGCCGAGATCGAGCTCGACGTTCATCCAGTCGACCGCCTTCGCGAGCGGCGGGGACGGTTCGGAATCGGCATCGTCCGGATCGAACGAGACCGGCGCGTAGTCCTCGACCTCCGGAAGTTCCACGGGCAGAGCGGATTCGGGCAGCGCATGGGCGCGTCCCTGCTCGTCGTAGACGATCGGGAAGGGCTCGCCCCAGTACCGCTGCCGCGCGAACAACCAGTCGCGCAGCTTGTACTGGATGGTGCCGCGTCCGGCGCCGTCCTCTTCGAGTTTCGCGACGATCGTCTTCTTCGCCTCGGCGACGTCGAGACCGTCGAGCAGGCCGGAGTTCACCAGCACGCCGTCGCCGGTGTACGCCTCGGCGGTGACGTCGCCGCCGGAGATGACCTCGCGGACGGGCAGGCCGAAGGCGGTCGCGAACTCCCAGTCGCGCTGGTCGTGGCCGGGAACGGCCATGATCGCGCCGGTACCGTAGCCGGTGAGGACGTAGTCGGCGATGAAGATCGGCAGTCGCTCACCGTTGACCGGGTTCACGGCGTAGGCGCCGAGGAACACACCGGTCTTCTCCTTCGACTCCTGCCGCTCGAGATCGGACTTCGCGGCGATCGACGCGCGGTAGGCCGCGACCGCGGCAGCCGGATCGGCGGCGCCGCCGGTCCAGCGCTCGTCGACACCCTCGGGCCAGGACGCACCGACGATCCGGTCGACGAGTTCGTGCTCGGGAGCGAGGGTCACGTAGCTGGCACCGAACAGGGTGTCGGGCCGGGTCGTGAACACCTCGATCGCCGAATCGTGGTCGGCGACGGCGAACTTCACCTGAGCGCCGTGCGAGCGCCCGATCCAGTTGCGCTGCATGGACTTGACCTTGTCGGTCCAGTCCAGGTGCTCGAGATCGTCGATCAGGCGGTCGGAGTAGGCGGTGATCCGCATCATCCACTGGCGCAGGTTCTTCCGGAAGACCGGGAAGTTGCCGCGCTCGGAGCGGCCGTCGGCCGTGACCTCCTCGTTGGCGAGCACCGTGCCCAGGCCCGGGCACCAGTTGACGAGCGAATCCGACCGGTAGACCAGGCGGTACGAGTCGATGACGTCGGCGCGCTCACCCTCCGACAGCGACGCCCAGTCGCGTCCGTCCTCGAGCCGACGCGTGCCGTCGGCGAATTCGGCCTCGAGTTCGGAGATGCGACGTGCCCGGCCGGCCTCGCGGTCGTACCAGGCGTTGTAGATCGTCAGGAAGATCCACTGCGTCCAGCGGTAGAAGTCGACGTCGGTCGTCGCGACCGAGCGACGCTCGTCGTGCCCGAGACCGAGCCGGGAGAGCTGCCGCTTCATGTTCCCGATGTTGGCCTCGGTGGTCGTGCGCGGGTGCGTGCCCGTCTGCACGGCGTACTGCTCGGCCGGCAGGCCGAAGGCGTCGTAACCGAGGGTGTGCAGCACGTTGCGGCCCTGCATGCGGTTGAAGCGCGCGTACACGTCGGTGGCGATGTACCCGAGCGGGTGCCCCACGTGCAGGCCCGAACCCGAGGGGTACGGGAACATGTCCTGCACGAACAGCTTGTCGGAGGGCACCTCGCCCGCGAGATCGCCCACCGGATTGGGAGCGTGGAAGGTGCCGCGCTCGCGCCAGAGCTCCTGCCAGCGCTGCTCGATCCGCCCCGCGAGCTCGGCGGTGTACCGATGCTGCGGAGTGCTGCCGGGTTCGTGCTGGGAGGTCTGTTCGGGACGGGTCACGGTGATCACTATCTACTCGGCCGGGCGTGTGAGTGCTCCCACCAGGGTAGAACGTGCCCGCACCCGCGCAGACCGGTGGCACCACCGGCCGCGTATCCTGGTCGGGTGCTCATCGTCGCTGTCCTGCTCTTCGTGCTCGCTCTCGTCGTCGGCGCGGTGGGTGTCGCGGCACTGACCGGCAAGCTCCCGCGCAACCGCTGGGCCGGTGTGCGCACCCCCGACGCACTGCGTGACGACGAGGCGTTCGCCCTCGCCAACAAGGTCGCCG harbors:
- the leuS gene encoding leucine--tRNA ligase, producing the protein MITVTRPEQTSQHEPGSTPQHRYTAELAGRIEQRWQELWRERGTFHAPNPVGDLAGEVPSDKLFVQDMFPYPSGSGLHVGHPLGYIATDVYARFNRMQGRNVLHTLGYDAFGLPAEQYAVQTGTHPRTTTEANIGNMKRQLSRLGLGHDERRSVATTDVDFYRWTQWIFLTIYNAWYDREAGRARRISELEAEFADGTRRLEDGRDWASLSEGERADVIDSYRLVYRSDSLVNWCPGLGTVLANEEVTADGRSERGNFPVFRKNLRQWMMRITAYSDRLIDDLEHLDWTDKVKSMQRNWIGRSHGAQVKFAVADHDSAIEVFTTRPDTLFGASYVTLAPEHELVDRIVGASWPEGVDERWTGGAADPAAAVAAYRASIAAKSDLERQESKEKTGVFLGAYAVNPVNGERLPIFIADYVLTGYGTGAIMAVPGHDQRDWEFATAFGLPVREVISGGDVTAEAYTGDGVLVNSGLLDGLDVAEAKKTIVAKLEEDGAGRGTIQYKLRDWLFARQRYWGEPFPIVYDEQGRAHALPESALPVELPEVEDYAPVSFDPDDADSEPSPPLAKAVDWMNVELDLGDGLKRYTRDTNVMPQWAGSSWYQLRYIDPTNSEAFCDKENEAYWTGPRPELHGPNDPGGVDLYVGGVEHAVLHLLYARFWHKVLFDLGYVTSSEPYRRLFNQGYIQAYAYTDSRGVYVPAEEVVERDGTFYWTGPDGEQEVAREYGKMGKSLKNSVSPDQIFDEYGADTLRVYEMSMGPLDQSRPWATKDVVGAHRFLQRVWRLVVEEESGALRVTDDTPGDDTLRALNKTVAGVSDDFTHLRDNTAIAKLIEYTNHLTKQYPSGAPRSAVEPLVLMLGPVAPHLAEEIWSRLGHTESLAHGPFPVADEKWLVEDSVEYPIQVNGKVRSRITVPADATPDAIEAAALADEKIADLLGGAAPRKVIVVPGKMVNVVK
- a CDS encoding IF2 family translation initiation factor, which codes for MNLATLPKSVLRLQYKIARFPLGLIEQQLRFLPTDAPPRLMYERGLGMLDGIVGSVLDDQEIATRGALATERADAVKRAEKLDAQAAAEKRAADAELRRTRERAEAEQEAARRDREKEVQQARERAQERAKQAEKEAEQKKAAETAKADQEAAAKRRAAETAKKKDEERIRKAEEEAAEPAKISLKDAVAKQLEAKEAEERAHDAGEVAEFEKIEHKNP